One Leclercia pneumoniae genomic region harbors:
- a CDS encoding Ail/Lom family outer membrane beta-barrel protein: MKKLSLALLVASTLMSGTALANNHTVSIGYAQSDFENLGDIRGVNVQYRYEWDSPFSVMGSFTYLTGDNSDSEYEAGETWSYKDDIKYYSLLAGPVYRINDYVSVYALGGVSYIKWDGETRWDYDWGYSERDKTSENSTQFAWGAGVQFNPTDDFSIGIGYEGTTAKYYESYSVNGFNLTVGYRF; the protein is encoded by the coding sequence ATGAAAAAATTGTCTTTGGCGCTGCTGGTAGCAAGTACCCTGATGAGCGGCACTGCGCTGGCAAATAACCATACTGTCTCGATTGGTTATGCACAAAGTGACTTTGAAAATCTGGGTGATATCCGTGGCGTGAACGTTCAGTATCGCTATGAATGGGACTCCCCTTTTAGCGTGATGGGCTCTTTCACCTATCTGACCGGGGACAACAGTGATAGCGAGTACGAAGCTGGCGAGACATGGTCATATAAAGACGATATTAAATATTATTCGCTGCTGGCTGGGCCAGTCTATCGTATTAACGATTACGTATCTGTTTATGCGCTGGGTGGCGTTTCTTATATCAAATGGGATGGAGAAACCCGATGGGATTATGACTGGGGCTATTCAGAGCGGGATAAAACGTCAGAAAATTCAACCCAGTTTGCCTGGGGCGCTGGCGTACAATTTAACCCAACGGATGATTTTTCTATCGGCATCGGCTACGAAGGTACCACAGCAAAATATTACGAATCTTACTCCGTTAATGGCTTTAACCTCACTGTCGGCTACCGCTTCTAA
- a CDS encoding hemagglutinin repeat-containing protein, with amino-acid sequence MNKNLYRIIFNQARGMLMVVPEIARAIGTRASGTGHTLSRLIGKVSALSFSLWLALGAVQTVQADIIANGAAAKNQRPTIISSANGTPQVNIQTPSNAGVSRNSFSRFDVDKKGVILNNAARNTQSELAGMVAANPWLARGEAKVILNEVSSRDPSKLNGIIEVAGKKAQVVIANPAGITCDGCGFINANRTTLTTGQVQMSDGKISGYDVQRGEIVIEGRGMDSTRADSTDLIARAVKVNAGLWAKELKVSTGRNIVDAAHQAVTAKNGDESSRPQFTLDVAQLGGMYASKIHLRGTERGLGVRNAGVIGASAGDVVVNADGTLTNSGQIQAQETIHLSSRSGIQSSGVLAAGIKPDGSANATGNLTLTSEGTLKVSGQNQAAGKISARGTDLNFSASQSRAGQIELTATQGNIRTAQASTEARTVTVRTGGKLDNDGGNITADTLDITARQLSNREGVLQQRGEAALTLAHQDGIDNRGGIIANAGEKLTLTGASLDNQQGRIQANALAIDTATRSINNQQGILTASREMMLHSGGLNNDAGLVQAGSALNIDLHGGALSNRDSGKNGGLLSFGTFTLSGGTLDNRSGYMASAGDSLINGLALDNTHGTLYSESHLSLTTDALVNRQGLIQAGNNLTLETLAQRLNNNQGRISAGQNLALQSGALDNQSGHIVAGDAMTLTTQASPLNNQQGILAAGGEMRLESSELGNQSGQIQSAGDMTLAVGTQLDNSTGLLRSGKTTTLNARSLLNRNTARENRGIEGDAVILNAPVLDNSDGAIRSNDTLIVNTLTLLDNTRGLLSSAGELDVRGGKTLALTNTDGTLIAGRELKVNAASASGDGKLLSQDALQLNLQKAFVNTGEIIANGNVTFTLAKGLTNENLIKAGKALTITAKNLTNKVNAGISAGENHLLIEGTLTNRGLLDGGLTHLTAATLNNYGTGSIYGDHLALAAATINNEAKKGVAPVIAAREWLDIAAGTINNKGHALIYSAGDMAMGGNLNAQYEAQGQAQTLNNTGATIEAAGNMFLGVATINNTNAGMKTKVAVVENSAHHEVALKGSTNRFDRADVFIGDKDKWDVHQATMPDGTKGREFYEYKYKREVKETQVTETDPSKIIAGGNIHFNSRQVNNQDSQIVAGGLLGGIIGELNNLATTGVRITTDIGTQIRWYAKKKKRRFGGTKTSQGKKYSDYAPAPVTQTIDLKQMAWQSHTQNSGSSATIASRNTEGMTTGTARAGTTSPALPGQIMEIGGGENSVIRITPPDLRLPDNSLFRLHLNTDVPYLIETDPRFTDRRTSLGSDYMQRQFKLDGNNMLKRLGDGFYEQRLIREQIIQLTGNRYLQGFSNDEEQFRALMDAGVAFGHQYHLVPGVALTAEQMAHLTSDIVWLVQQEIPLKDGTTQRVLVPQVYAKVKPGDLDAGGALLTGNEIVLDLKQDLTNSGRISGRDVTQITAESLTNTGFIGGRNVALEARTDINNLGGTLQGNDSLSLMAGRDINSVTTTQGDAANRWVDRPATIFVQSDSGDLSLQALNNITLTGSQVSNAGADSRTRIAAGNDLTLDTVSTARTEYGNWGKGNSRLLEQSSDVGSQINGGGDVVLQSGHDLNARAASVTARDDLIVAAGNNVTLTSGESSSHLEEHSRQSTSGMLSKKTTVTHDEIWQTTAQGSLLSGDNVTVQAGNDLLIHGSSVAGEGDIALQAGHDVTIEAATHTRADYHMEKTRKSGVFGSGSGVGVTVGSQSTKTTRQGTETTQSDARSLVGTSGGNVIIRAGEQVTLSAADVVAGRAEGDTTRATGHIDITGRDIAVLPGRDTLTESMKQETRSSGLTVSVKAPFEDSVRNVRDALSSKGGNSTVDRVKALAAEGAALGLDGPGNMVTTSFGSSKSTQESHYEGEFSSGSKLNAAGNIQMNATGNDLVIAGSQLQAGESVILDAHRDIRITTSTDREAYNTRNSQSGWMVTDDISMVSTVRATGGGGQHGNRILPGGMSQSEGKTSGASTTQNASLIEGRDIYLNSREGSIDVSGSRLSATDDLMLSATQGDVRITAGQDTARHDASGSSKTVGTLGSDGYGGTVGYGRDSYRTHEASSLENGLRSQLNSTEGNVIVQAGKDIALSGTDVAAGKSVTLTGENVLLDVSRDSRDGASRSSQTQYGVTASAGGWAVDAAKSAENAVRSAENGDDPRLTAIRAGQAGATAVQGAMTDSSVVKAKVSLTAGSSSQQSEYHSADTQGTTLRAGEEVNIRARNDIVGEGVQIDGRRVTLDAGRDILMTASQDTLTRSSRSQGNQVGIGVGFSLIGGQNGFSIELGASQQSGRKNGSSAFNSNSLIRADELLSVTSGRDTTLRGAELSGNRVEINTGRDLTISSVQDSVTLDSKNSASGVGLSLCIPPICYGASTASVSLSGDNITHEGQSVANQSAIRAGSGGFDITTGNHTQLDGAVISSTAADKNRLDTGTLGWRDLENRSTTSGDSYSVALSGSGKLFGGNDGMQLNVAPAIGTGHAGSEDSGTTSSAISDGEIILRNPEGQTQDIAGLIRDTENTHDGVDIRGDIQKVKDNLAVQSEAAALGTTVLDAYSKYAQKQAAESNAALEAKLASEGKLDGLTAAQREAVIRSQPEYNSTDYGPGSAFWTKGSAAAGLLAGALGGNMQAGAAGAVTASLLSERLVSALYGKDVSQLTADEKSLVSNLVTLAGAGVGYAAGGGDVSLAAVGANTARVEVENNSMAGDKGRESLKESKEWWKAQVRDKMGEGPLSATTNAIINALADTGDVALGSADYAADGAMALTACAIGDSYCNKALSDLDGKHQGVADTIRNLMKTETWSAIGEMANQALEGNQLAAENFGALAASVLLPGKKVPSATNRIETILKTEKSWENARNKALNIVGNLGANSKPVVGRLEVSAGNGKVIGRQSSDGKVGWRVDYDPEKGTHINIWDYSQGKGPGKAVKQVIPFEGNEKTFETILKQLNR; translated from the coding sequence ATGAATAAGAATCTGTATCGCATTATTTTCAACCAGGCGCGTGGAATGCTCATGGTGGTGCCGGAGATCGCCCGGGCGATCGGCACCCGGGCGTCCGGTACGGGTCATACGCTGAGCCGCCTGATCGGTAAAGTTAGTGCGTTAAGCTTTAGCCTGTGGCTGGCGCTGGGTGCGGTGCAGACCGTGCAGGCCGATATTATCGCCAACGGCGCAGCGGCTAAAAACCAGCGGCCGACCATCATCAGTAGCGCGAATGGTACCCCGCAGGTCAATATCCAGACGCCGTCCAACGCCGGTGTCTCTCGCAACAGCTTCTCCCGTTTCGATGTGGACAAGAAAGGGGTGATCCTGAATAACGCTGCCCGTAATACGCAAAGTGAGCTGGCCGGCATGGTAGCCGCCAACCCCTGGCTGGCTCGGGGGGAAGCGAAGGTCATTCTTAACGAGGTCAGTTCTCGCGACCCCAGCAAACTCAACGGCATCATCGAAGTGGCGGGTAAAAAAGCACAGGTAGTGATCGCTAACCCGGCAGGGATTACCTGCGATGGCTGCGGGTTTATCAACGCCAACCGCACGACACTGACCACCGGCCAGGTACAGATGAGCGACGGGAAAATCAGCGGCTATGACGTGCAGCGCGGCGAGATTGTTATCGAGGGGCGCGGGATGGACAGCACCCGCGCCGACAGCACTGACCTGATTGCCCGCGCGGTAAAAGTGAATGCCGGTCTCTGGGCAAAAGAGCTGAAGGTGAGCACCGGACGCAATATCGTGGATGCCGCGCATCAGGCCGTGACTGCGAAAAACGGGGATGAGAGCTCGCGGCCACAATTTACGCTCGACGTGGCGCAGCTTGGCGGCATGTACGCCAGTAAAATTCATCTGCGCGGAACCGAGCGCGGCCTTGGCGTGCGTAACGCCGGCGTGATTGGCGCCTCGGCGGGCGATGTGGTGGTGAATGCGGACGGAACCCTTACCAACAGCGGCCAGATTCAGGCGCAGGAGACCATCCACCTCTCCTCCCGCAGCGGCATCCAGAGCAGCGGCGTGCTGGCAGCCGGGATAAAACCCGACGGTAGCGCAAACGCAACGGGCAACCTGACGCTCACCAGCGAAGGTACGCTGAAGGTGAGCGGGCAAAATCAGGCCGCCGGAAAGATATCGGCCCGCGGAACAGACCTTAATTTTAGCGCCAGTCAGAGCCGCGCTGGGCAGATCGAACTGACGGCAACTCAGGGTAACATCCGCACGGCACAAGCCAGCACGGAAGCCCGGACAGTGACGGTGCGCACGGGGGGGAAACTGGATAATGACGGCGGTAACATTACCGCCGACACGCTGGACATCACCGCCCGCCAGCTGTCGAACCGCGAAGGCGTGCTGCAACAACGTGGTGAGGCGGCCCTGACGCTGGCCCATCAGGACGGGATTGATAACCGCGGTGGGATCATCGCCAACGCCGGAGAAAAACTGACCCTTACCGGCGCCTCGCTCGACAACCAGCAAGGTCGCATCCAGGCCAACGCGCTCGCTATCGATACAGCGACCCGCAGCATCAATAACCAGCAGGGCATTCTCACCGCCAGCCGGGAGATGATGCTACACAGCGGGGGGTTGAACAACGATGCCGGTTTAGTTCAGGCGGGCAGCGCCCTGAATATCGATCTGCATGGCGGCGCGCTAAGCAATCGCGACAGCGGCAAAAACGGCGGCCTGCTGAGCTTCGGGACCTTCACCCTCAGCGGCGGCACGCTGGACAACCGCAGCGGATACATGGCCTCCGCAGGCGACAGCCTGATTAACGGCCTCGCCCTGGACAACACCCACGGCACGCTTTACAGCGAATCACATCTCAGCCTGACAACGGACGCGCTGGTCAACCGCCAGGGGCTGATCCAGGCGGGCAACAACCTGACGCTGGAGACCCTAGCTCAGAGGCTGAATAACAATCAAGGGCGGATTAGCGCCGGGCAGAATCTGGCGCTGCAAAGCGGTGCGCTCGATAACCAGAGCGGGCACATTGTGGCGGGCGACGCAATGACGCTGACCACGCAGGCCAGTCCGCTGAATAATCAGCAGGGAATACTGGCCGCGGGCGGGGAGATGCGGCTAGAGAGCAGCGAGCTGGGTAACCAGAGCGGACAGATCCAGTCCGCCGGGGATATGACGCTTGCCGTCGGTACACAGCTGGATAACAGCACCGGGCTGCTCCGCAGCGGCAAAACCACCACGCTGAACGCCCGGAGCCTGCTTAACCGCAATACCGCCCGCGAGAACAGGGGCATCGAGGGCGATGCGGTCATCCTTAACGCACCGGTGCTGGACAATAGCGACGGCGCAATACGCAGTAATGACACCCTGATCGTCAACACGCTCACTCTACTGGATAATACCCGCGGCCTGCTCTCGTCCGCCGGGGAGCTGGATGTCAGGGGCGGAAAAACGCTCGCCCTCACCAACACCGACGGCACGCTGATTGCAGGCCGCGAACTGAAGGTCAATGCCGCTTCTGCCAGCGGCGATGGCAAACTGCTCTCGCAGGATGCGCTGCAGCTTAATCTGCAAAAAGCCTTTGTGAACACCGGGGAGATCATTGCCAACGGCAATGTCACCTTTACCCTGGCGAAGGGGCTGACCAACGAAAATCTGATCAAAGCCGGAAAAGCCCTGACGATAACGGCGAAAAATCTCACCAACAAGGTGAACGCCGGGATCAGCGCTGGGGAAAACCATCTGCTCATTGAAGGCACACTGACCAACCGCGGCCTGCTGGACGGCGGCCTGACGCACCTCACCGCCGCTACCCTCAATAACTACGGCACTGGCAGTATCTACGGCGACCATCTCGCGCTGGCCGCCGCAACCATCAATAACGAGGCCAAAAAAGGGGTGGCACCGGTCATTGCCGCCCGTGAATGGCTTGATATCGCCGCCGGGACGATTAATAACAAGGGTCACGCCCTGATCTACAGCGCCGGGGATATGGCTATGGGCGGCAACCTTAATGCGCAATATGAAGCGCAGGGGCAGGCGCAGACGCTAAACAACACAGGTGCGACAATAGAAGCGGCGGGGAATATGTTCCTTGGCGTCGCCACCATCAATAACACTAACGCCGGAATGAAAACCAAAGTAGCCGTCGTCGAAAACTCCGCCCACCACGAAGTCGCGCTGAAAGGCTCAACAAACCGCTTCGACCGGGCGGATGTCTTTATCGGTGATAAGGATAAGTGGGATGTACATCAGGCGACGATGCCGGACGGCACCAAAGGGCGTGAGTTTTATGAGTATAAGTACAAACGGGAGGTGAAAGAGACCCAGGTCACCGAAACCGATCCCAGCAAGATTATCGCGGGCGGTAACATCCACTTTAACAGCCGCCAGGTCAATAACCAGGACAGCCAGATTGTGGCAGGCGGTCTGCTGGGCGGCATCATCGGCGAACTGAATAATCTGGCGACCACGGGGGTACGGATAACCACTGATATCGGTACCCAGATCCGCTGGTATGCCAAAAAGAAAAAACGCAGATTTGGCGGCACCAAAACCTCACAGGGCAAAAAATATAGCGATTACGCACCCGCCCCAGTCACCCAAACCATCGACCTCAAACAGATGGCCTGGCAGAGCCATACCCAGAACAGCGGGAGCAGCGCTACGATTGCCAGCCGCAACACCGAGGGTATGACCACCGGGACCGCGCGCGCCGGTACGACATCACCCGCCCTGCCCGGCCAGATCATGGAGATCGGCGGCGGTGAGAACAGCGTTATTCGCATCACGCCCCCGGATCTCCGTCTGCCAGACAACAGTCTGTTCCGGCTGCACCTGAACACAGATGTCCCTTATCTGATTGAGACCGATCCGCGCTTCACGGACCGGAGAACCTCGCTCGGCAGCGACTATATGCAGCGGCAGTTCAAACTCGACGGTAACAACATGCTCAAACGGCTGGGCGACGGGTTTTATGAGCAGCGTCTGATCCGCGAGCAGATTATTCAGCTTACCGGCAACCGCTATCTGCAGGGCTTCAGTAACGATGAAGAGCAGTTCCGGGCGCTGATGGACGCTGGCGTGGCATTTGGTCATCAATACCACCTGGTACCGGGCGTGGCGCTCACCGCAGAACAGATGGCTCATCTGACTAGCGACATCGTCTGGCTGGTGCAGCAGGAGATCCCTCTGAAAGACGGCACCACGCAGCGGGTGTTGGTGCCACAAGTGTATGCGAAGGTAAAACCCGGCGACCTTGATGCCGGCGGCGCCCTGCTGACCGGTAACGAAATTGTGCTGGATCTGAAACAGGATCTCACCAACAGCGGGCGCATTAGCGGCCGGGATGTTACGCAGATAACCGCAGAGAGCCTGACCAACACCGGGTTTATCGGCGGGCGTAACGTCGCTCTTGAAGCACGCACGGATATCAATAACCTGGGCGGTACCCTACAGGGTAACGACAGCCTGAGTCTGATGGCCGGGCGCGACATTAACAGCGTCACGACCACTCAGGGCGATGCGGCCAACCGCTGGGTCGACCGCCCGGCCACTATTTTTGTACAGAGTGACAGCGGCGACCTGAGCCTGCAGGCGTTGAATAATATTACCCTCACCGGCAGCCAGGTGAGCAACGCCGGGGCCGACAGCCGCACGCGAATTGCCGCAGGCAACGATCTGACCCTCGACACGGTGAGCACGGCACGCACCGAGTATGGCAACTGGGGCAAAGGCAACAGCCGTCTGCTGGAGCAGTCCTCAGATGTAGGTAGCCAGATTAACGGCGGCGGCGATGTCGTATTGCAGTCCGGGCACGACCTTAATGCCCGGGCCGCCAGCGTGACGGCGAGGGATGATCTTATCGTTGCGGCGGGAAACAACGTCACGCTGACTAGCGGAGAATCGTCTTCTCATCTTGAGGAGCACAGCCGTCAGAGCACCAGCGGGATGCTGTCGAAGAAAACCACCGTTACCCATGACGAAATTTGGCAGACCACCGCGCAGGGCAGCCTGTTAAGCGGCGACAACGTGACGGTGCAGGCGGGTAACGACCTGCTGATCCACGGCTCATCGGTTGCTGGCGAGGGAGATATCGCCCTGCAGGCGGGCCACGACGTCACCATTGAAGCCGCAACCCATACCCGCGCCGATTATCACATGGAGAAAACCAGGAAATCGGGCGTCTTCGGCAGCGGATCGGGCGTGGGCGTTACCGTGGGTTCCCAGTCAACGAAAACCACCCGTCAGGGTACGGAAACCACCCAGAGCGATGCCCGCAGCCTGGTGGGCACCTCCGGCGGCAACGTGATTATCCGCGCCGGGGAGCAGGTGACGCTAAGCGCCGCCGATGTCGTTGCGGGCCGCGCCGAAGGCGATACTACCCGCGCAACGGGTCATATCGATATTACCGGTCGCGACATTGCAGTGCTGCCTGGCCGCGACACCCTCACGGAGTCGATGAAACAGGAGACCCGCAGCAGCGGCCTCACCGTCAGCGTGAAGGCCCCGTTCGAGGATTCGGTGCGCAACGTGCGCGATGCGCTGTCCAGCAAAGGGGGTAACAGCACCGTCGACCGCGTGAAGGCTCTCGCCGCAGAAGGCGCGGCGCTGGGCCTCGACGGGCCGGGCAATATGGTGACGACCTCGTTCGGCAGCAGTAAATCCACTCAGGAGTCGCACTACGAGGGTGAGTTCAGCAGCGGCAGCAAGCTGAACGCGGCGGGCAATATCCAGATGAACGCCACGGGCAACGATCTGGTGATTGCGGGCAGCCAGCTACAGGCAGGGGAATCGGTCATTCTGGATGCCCACCGCGATATCCGTATCACGACCTCGACCGATCGCGAAGCGTACAACACCCGCAACAGCCAGAGCGGGTGGATGGTTACTGATGACATCAGCATGGTCAGCACGGTGCGTGCTACCGGCGGTGGCGGCCAGCATGGCAACCGGATATTGCCTGGCGGCATGAGCCAGTCTGAGGGTAAAACCAGCGGTGCGAGCACCACGCAGAACGCCTCGCTGATTGAGGGCCGCGATATCTACCTTAACAGCCGCGAAGGGAGTATCGACGTGAGCGGCAGCCGCCTCAGCGCCACGGACGATCTGATGCTTTCGGCCACCCAGGGCGATGTACGGATCACCGCCGGGCAGGATACCGCCCGCCACGATGCCAGCGGCAGCAGTAAAACCGTCGGCACACTGGGTAGCGATGGCTACGGTGGCACCGTGGGCTATGGCCGGGACAGTTACCGCACCCATGAGGCGAGCAGCCTCGAGAACGGCCTGCGCAGCCAACTCAACAGCACCGAGGGTAATGTCATCGTTCAGGCCGGAAAAGATATCGCCCTATCCGGTACGGACGTGGCGGCCGGCAAATCAGTCACCCTCACCGGCGAGAATGTCCTGCTGGACGTGAGTCGCGATAGCCGCGACGGCGCATCCCGCAGCAGCCAGACGCAGTACGGCGTCACCGCCTCCGCGGGCGGCTGGGCGGTGGATGCGGCGAAAAGCGCCGAGAACGCCGTCCGCAGCGCGGAGAACGGCGATGACCCACGCCTGACGGCCATTCGCGCCGGACAGGCGGGCGCCACTGCCGTCCAGGGTGCCATGACGGACAGCTCGGTGGTGAAAGCGAAGGTCTCTCTCACCGCCGGCTCCTCCTCGCAGCAGAGCGAGTATCACAGCGCCGATACGCAGGGCACCACCCTGCGGGCCGGTGAAGAGGTCAACATCCGCGCCCGCAACGATATCGTCGGCGAAGGGGTGCAGATCGACGGCCGCCGCGTCACCCTGGACGCCGGTCGCGATATTCTGATGACGGCCTCTCAGGACACCCTCACCCGGTCGAGCCGCAGCCAGGGGAACCAGGTAGGTATTGGCGTCGGTTTCAGCCTGATTGGCGGCCAGAACGGCTTCAGCATTGAGCTCGGGGCCTCGCAGCAGAGCGGCCGCAAGAATGGCAGTTCGGCCTTCAACAGCAACAGCCTTATCCGCGCCGACGAGCTGCTGAGCGTGACCAGCGGGCGCGACACCACCCTGCGCGGCGCGGAGCTTTCCGGCAACCGCGTGGAGATAAACACCGGTCGCGACCTGACGATCAGCAGCGTGCAGGACAGCGTTACCCTGGACAGCAAAAACAGCGCCTCCGGGGTCGGGCTCAGTCTGTGCATTCCGCCCATCTGCTATGGCGCCTCGACGGCCAGCGTCAGCCTGTCCGGCGACAACATCACCCACGAAGGCCAGAGCGTGGCAAACCAGAGCGCCATCCGCGCGGGCAGCGGCGGCTTTGATATCACCACCGGCAACCACACCCAGCTGGACGGGGCAGTGATCAGCTCCACCGCCGCCGATAAAAACCGGCTCGATACCGGCACCCTCGGCTGGCGTGATCTCGAAAACAGAAGCACCACTTCCGGTGACAGCTACAGCGTGGCCCTCTCGGGCAGCGGTAAGCTGTTCGGCGGCAACGACGGCATGCAGCTCAACGTAGCCCCGGCTATCGGTACGGGGCATGCGGGCAGCGAAGACAGCGGCACCACCAGCTCCGCCATCAGCGACGGGGAGATTATCCTGCGCAACCCGGAAGGCCAGACGCAGGACATCGCCGGGCTCATCCGGGATACGGAGAACACGCACGACGGCGTGGATATCCGCGGGGATATTCAGAAGGTGAAGGACAACCTTGCAGTACAGAGCGAAGCCGCAGCCCTGGGTACCACGGTGCTGGATGCCTACAGCAAATACGCCCAGAAGCAGGCGGCAGAGTCCAATGCCGCACTGGAAGCGAAGCTGGCATCGGAAGGGAAGCTTGATGGCCTGACTGCCGCCCAGCGGGAGGCGGTTATCCGCAGCCAGCCGGAGTACAACAGCACCGACTACGGTCCGGGGAGCGCCTTCTGGACGAAGGGCAGCGCGGCGGCAGGTCTGCTGGCCGGCGCGCTCGGCGGCAACATGCAGGCCGGGGCCGCAGGGGCAGTGACGGCCTCCCTGCTCTCCGAACGGCTGGTCAGCGCGCTGTACGGCAAGGATGTCAGCCAGCTGACCGCGGATGAGAAAAGCCTGGTAAGTAACCTTGTCACCCTCGCCGGAGCCGGTGTAGGGTATGCTGCGGGCGGCGGGGATGTGTCGCTGGCTGCCGTGGGGGCGAACACGGCGCGGGTGGAGGTTGAGAATAACTCGATGGCCGGGGATAAGGGCCGAGAGTCACTGAAAGAAAGCAAGGAATGGTGGAAAGCGCAGGTCAGGGACAAGATGGGCGAAGGCCCGTTATCTGCAACGACCAACGCTATCATCAATGCCCTTGCTGATACTGGAGATGTGGCATTAGGTTCCGCTGATTATGCTGCTGATGGCGCAATGGCACTCACAGCCTGTGCGATTGGTGATAGCTACTGTAATAAAGCTCTCAGCGATTTGGACGGTAAGCATCAGGGTGTTGCAGATACCATAAGAAACCTGATGAAAACTGAAACCTGGTCAGCTATTGGTGAGATGGCAAACCAGGCTCTGGAGGGTAATCAGCTTGCAGCGGAGAATTTTGGGGCGCTGGCTGCATCGGTACTTCTGCCAGGTAAAAAAGTTCCCAGTGCAACAAATCGAATTGAAACGATTCTCAAAACTGAAAAAAGTTGGGAAAATGCACGCAATAAGGCATTAAATATTGTAGGTAATTTGGGGGCTAATTCTAAACCTGTTGTTGGACGATTAGAAGTTAGTGCAGGAAATGGAAAAGTAATTGGACGTCAATCTAGTGATGGTAAAGTTGGTTGGCGTGTTGACTACGATCCTGAAAAGGGAACACATATTAATATATGGGATTACTCCCAAGGAAAGGGGCCAGGAAAAGCAGTTAAGCAGGTAATACCATTTGAAGGCAATGAAAAAACATTTGAAACCATATTGAAACAGTTGAATAGGTAG